In Micropterus dolomieu isolate WLL.071019.BEF.003 ecotype Adirondacks unplaced genomic scaffold, ASM2129224v1 contig_14578, whole genome shotgun sequence, the sequence TGTAAAGTCAGTGAACTCCGACAGCACTTCAGGGAAGCTGTCCGCCACCGCCACGTTAACAATGACTGTAGCTGAACGAGAGGGCTGCCCGTTGTCCTCCACTATAACAGTCAGTCTTTGTTTCACAGCATCTTTATCAGTCACTTGGCGGATAGTTCTTATTTCTCCATTCTGTAAGCCCACTTCAAACAGCGCCCTGTCTGTGGCTTTCTGCAGTTTATAGGAGAGCCAGGCATTCTGTCCAGAGTCCACATCAACAGCCACCACTTTAGTGACCAGATAGCCCACATCTGCTGAACGAGGCACCATTTCAGCCACCAGAGAGCCACCAGTCTGGACTGGGTACAGAACCTGAGGGGGGTTGTCGTTCTGGTCCTGGATCATTATTTTCACAGTCACGTTGCTACTGAGTGGAGGGGAGCCTCCGTCCTGCGCTTTGACGCGGAACTGGAAGTATTTGATCTGCTCGTAGTCAAAAGAGCGCACTGCATGGATGACTCCACTATCAGCACTAACGGACACATATGAGGAGACTGGCACTCCGTTAACAGAGGAGTCCTCCAGTATGTAAGAAACACGCGCATTCTGGTTCCAGTCAGCGTCTCTGGCTTTCACTGTGAATATAGAGAGGCCTGGTGTGTTGTTTTCTACAATGTAGGCCTCATATGAGCTCCTCTCAAAGACAGGCGCGTTGTCATTCACATCAGAGATCTGCAAGGTGAGAGTGACGCTGCTGGAGAGGGAGGGCACTCCCTCATCAGAGCAGGTCACTGTTATATTATACTCGGAGGCTCTCTCCCTGTCCAAAGCGACCTCTGTAACTAAACTATAAAAGCCATTCatagtgttttgtattttaaaaggaAGGTCCTCATTAATATTACACTTCACTTCTCCACTTCTCTCAGAGTCAGGGTCATTTACGCTTAACATAGCAATGACAGTGTTCTCAGGAGAGTCTTCTAAAATAGTGTCTGATTTAGAGAGTATTTTCAACTGGGGACTGTTGTCGTTTACATCTATTATATCAATTAAGATCTTACTGGAATCAGAGAGTCCTCCATTATCTAAAGCCTCGATATCAATTTGGAAGAGCTTCGCTTTTTCATAATCTATGTCACCGATTAAGATAACCTCTCCTGTATTTCTGTCGATCTGAA encodes:
- the LOC123966929 gene encoding protocadherin gamma-A11-like produces the protein MRRQVLLFIFALSFTTVFSQVSYSIPEEMEKGSLICSISQDLGLDFKRLKSGRARIHSGDSAEYIELNRERGVLLIKERIDRETLCGETTPCALHLQMILENPMELFRITIEITDINDNAPSFASSEKRIEISESAIIGSKFVLEKAIDADIGENGLKSYSLNPTDNFVLKLENQADGSKKVEMILQKPLDRELQEKISLLLTALDGGQPRMSGTMQITVNVLDANDNAPVFTKSVYKATITENSPRGTSVITVSASDKDGGSNGEISYAISNSKRRLSDLFQIDRNTGEVILIGDIDYEKAKLFQIDIEALDNGGLSDSSKILIDIIDVNDNSPQLKILSKSDTILEDSPENTVIAMLSVNDPDSERSGEVKCNINEDLPFKIQNTMNGFYSLVTEVALDRERASEYNITVTCSDEGVPSLSSSVTLTLQISDVNDNAPVFERSSYEAYIVENNTPGLSIFTVKARDADWNQNARVSYILEDSSVNGVPVSSYVSVSADSGVIHAVRSFDYEQIKYFQFRVKAQDGGSPPLSSNVTVKIMIQDQNDNPPQVLYPVQTGGSLVAEMVPRSADVGYLVTKVVAVDVDSGQNAWLSYKLQKATDRALFEVGLQNGEIRTIRQVTDKDAVKQRLTVIVEDNGQPSRSATVIVNVAVADSFPEVLSEFTD